Proteins from one Gorilla gorilla gorilla isolate KB3781 chromosome 11, NHGRI_mGorGor1-v2.1_pri, whole genome shotgun sequence genomic window:
- the LOC101145155 gene encoding LOW QUALITY PROTEIN: E3 ubiquitin-protein ligase CHIP (The sequence of the model RefSeq protein was modified relative to this genomic sequence to represent the inferred CDS: deleted 2 bases in 1 codon; substituted 1 base at 1 genomic stop codon): protein MPVMCQSGGWGKSSSILERKSGALEHSGKSPLNQEQKSQKSQFILNLGIEECCNNQQGRLRGQAGRANIHTMCQHWLNFGDDIPSALRIAKQRXNSIEEGRIHQESELHSYLSRLIAAERERELEECQRNHEGDEDDSQVRAQQACIEAKREGAPRPHDKYMADMDELFSQVDEKRKKYDIPKYLCCKISFELMRELCITPTGISYDRKDIEEHLQRVDHFDPVTWSPLTQKQFIPNLAMKEVIDAFISENGWVEDY from the exons ATGCCGGTGATGTGCCAGtcaggtggctggggaaagagcagTTCAATACTGGAAAGGAAATCTGGTGCACTAGAGCACTCAGGCAAAAGCCCACTTAACCAGGAACAAAAGAGCCAAAAGAGCCAATTCATCCTAAACCTGGGAATAGAAGAATGCTGCAATAACCAGCAGGGGAGACTAAGAGGACAGGCTGGAAGAGCTAACATTCACACCATGTGCCAG CATTGGCTGAACTTTGGGGACGACATTCCCAGCGCTCTTCGAATCGCGAAGCAGCGCTGAAACAGCATCGAGGAAGGGCGCATCCACCAGGAGAGCGAGCTGCACTCCTACCTCTCGAGGCTCATCGCGGCAGAGCGTGAGAGGGAGCTCGAAGAGTGCCAACGGAACCATGAGGGTGATGAGGACGACAGCCAGGTCCGGGCCCAGCAGGCCTGCATTGAGGCCAAG CGTGAGGGTGCACCCCGCCCACATGACAAATACATGGCGGACATGGATGAGCTCTTCTCTCAGGTGGACGAGAAGAGGAAGAAGTACGACATCCCCAAATACCTGTGCTGTAAGATCAGTTTTGAGCTGATGCGGGAGCTATGCATCACGCCCACTGGCATCTCCTATGACCGCAAGGACATCGAGGAGCACCTGCAGCGCGTGGATCATTTTGACCCCGTGACCTGGAGCCCCCTAACCCAGAAACAGTTCATCCCCAACCTGGCCATGAAGGAGGTCATTGACGCATTCATCTCTGAGAACGGCTGGGTAGAGGACTACTGA